The DNA sequence TAGTTATGGACCGCAACGCGCATAATTCAAAAATGAGACTGAAACCATGAGAAGTTcactacttgaaataaaataaatgttaactgaaaaaaatatatatgaattcaaaactgaaataaaaaataaattagaaaattatagaaaaaatactactaataaagatgacaaaagcacacaacaaatttaataaaactaaaattaaaaaaaaaaagaaaattttaaacaaaattaaaataatttagaagaaaaaaagaagtaaaaaagtGCCTCAGttattctaaaataacactggttataAAGATgaaatcaaatataataataataataatttacccaTAAAATAGTTTCAATTTTCTAAATTTCTggcttcaaataaaaaaaaaaaaatgtttagtttatTTGGTTCATGGCttcaaatttttttctttttatacctATAGAAAAATATAGGAAAATAGGCCACTAAAAAGCTTATtacataggtatatatatatatatatatatatatatatatatatatatatatatatatatatatatatatatatattatattatgttacaataataataataataataataataataagtttatacattaaaataaatatctataaaattaatttgtatatatatatatatatatatatatatatatacaatgttaaaatattgtataaatattttaagaagaaGAAGCATGGGAAGATGATGAAGAAATAATAAATTACGTAGACAGCCTGTTTAAAAAGTTTGCTTGTTTTTcattactttggataaaagtgtccgcTAAAGGCATACATGTAAAACTGTAATGAAAACATTATATCTTGTGCTGTCAGCTCACATTTCAGAATATTGTCATAAAGGTCAATCTAGTAAATCATAAAGTTACCTGTGGAGAAGGAGtgaatttatgaatatatatatatatatataaagaaatccTGAATGTTTTCACTCAAACTGATACCGATCTGATGATTTGTAATGAAAAAGAGTAAAATAGAAGCATCTTGACAAGTGGTATCAGACCTTTGTAGCCCACTGTATATCTTCATATTATAAAGTATAAATACACAGAGGCTTTTCTCCTGCTGACCCACTGACATGAAACAAAACCCGAGTGAACACACACTGAATCCTGAAGGTGGATCTGAACAGAATGGAGCCTTTCAGCCGAAGCGCTGACATCATTTGAACTTGAGCAGTGATTCCAGGAAGAGCAGCGTTACATAATAAACACATCATCTGAGCCACACAGATCCTGAGCACACGACCGCGCTTGTGTAAGGCATGTCTATCAACTCTAATATTAAAGCTCAGAGAGTGATGACATCATGGGTCTGGATCAGATGGGCTTCAGTAGTATATTTGTGTAtcgccgtttccatggcaactcgtTATGTTTTGATTATGGAAGAAGATTTTGCCAAACAACAGCAAAAACGAGATTCCTGAATACCATGCCGTTTTATTTCAGTAACAATTATCGGCATAGTTTATGTAAGCATGTTTAACTCCATATATCACTGTTTAAAAGTGACATTTTACaggcttttcattttcatttttacagtcaAGTTTTAAAAAGTCAGATTTTTGTCCTCTGATGCATTTATAAACAGAATAGATGCATAAacatttattcacatataaatttaaatttctatattaagatttttgtttgtgcattttttgtcttaatattaaattaaacctAATAATAAGCACAGTAAAAAtctcaaaaacataattttcatttgtacatttgttcattaatttattgtctataaaagcaatttaaaaaacaatttaaatatttatattgaggtttaattttttttgtcttaatatTAAATTGAACCTAATAAGCACAGTAAAAATATCAAAACCTTATTTTCATTCATAcattgttcattcatttattatgtctataaaaacatttattcatgacGCATTTTATGCCCtttataaattaatcattaataataataataggtataACAAGAACAACCTTTCAGGTTTTCTAgcaacagattttattttattttttttacctaccaattatgtaatttaaaacattttctagtGATTTATGTTTAGTAACTTTAATACTCTTTGTTTGCCTTCGTTAAAAATCAATGATGCACcacataaaaggaaaaaaaatattttattaatattttaatttactttcattCTGATTCTTTTTTGTTcaaaaagttaacattttttaccaatgaattaaaataagtgtgttttaCCTTAAACTGTGAGCTGGGTTCATTCTCACAGCTGACACCCACTATTTTAGGCAGCTGTGTGTTGGAGGTTAtgatgttgttattgttattaatattctcCGAATTTGCTCTTATTTTCTTCAGCTCCATCCCTGGAGTCAGTCTGTCTTTCGCGGCCTCCATTCGGCTGGAGATGGTGATCTTACGGATGGATCTGGACGCAGTGTTCGAGGAGGAGATTGTGTTTCGGTTCAGCCGGTCGTCGGACATCTCTTCGCGACGATGCTTCACCACGGGTGCGCAGTGTCTGTCGTGGCCGAGATAAAGAGACACCTGTTCGTTCAGATGCCTTAGTGTACAGTTATCCGAAAACGTCCGGTTTGGAAGAAAACCATCGGGACAGTCTGAGCACTTTGGCACGGCTGGCGTCGAGAGTCTGGTCCCGATGGTGAACGGCTGGATTTTCCTCACGATGCTCTCCGACATGGTTCATTCAGCACTTCTAAATCAAGTCCTAACTGTGCTCGTTCCTCCTGAAGTTAGTTGTCCACCTTCTTGGGCATGTTGAGAATGCACAGGACGCAGCCCAGGATGGCCTCCTTGGACTCCTGGGAACTGATTCGCTCCCAAATGTGGCGCAGGATGATGCCGAGGTGCCCAGCAGCCGCCGTCTGGCTTCTGCGAAGGAGCTGCGCGGCAGAAGCTGCTAATCTGCTACTGAAGAGACTGACAACCAGAGAGCGCAGCAAGAGGAAAACAGCTGGCATGCtgccggagagagagagagagagagagagagagggaaggaggAGGAGGGGAAGCTCTCGTGAATGAGGGATGAAGTCACCGGATTGGAGTTTCTGTCAGAGCATGTGCAAAGTGAAGGCAGAGATGGTTGTGAAGTCTGGCTGTCAAAACTTCCTCTCTGACTGAGAACAGAGGAGCCTGGCGATAAGAGCGGGACGGTGGAGACGGCAGGAGACCCCTGGGTGACCCCTGGGTGACCCTTTCGGTTAGAGCGAGGTAATGCAATAAAGCAAAACAGAAGCGCCTACCTTTCGAAACGTAgagtaaatattaaaaactagCAAATCGGCATGTTTGGGAATCTTCCCTTCAAGCGAAACTGAAGATGGTCTTTCCCGATGTCTTCCAGAAAAGATTCTTGATTTCAGTTGAATGCAAAAACATCTGACGTGTTTATGCTTTCTTTCAGCAGCTTCTGAGGCACATTTAGAAATCTGGTGTCCGCTCTCAAATGAACCGCTTCGGACTTTCTCCTCACGTCTTTGTTCTGGGCATCGGGAACAGTTGCTTCGACAGGTTTCGTAAGGGCACAAGCTACTTTAAGCAGAGGAATGTCATTGGTTCTGAACAAATGATGCCTTCAggactgacctctgacctcttgaTGAAGTGTGGAGCTGACTGGTCACATTTACTCAGCGGGTCTGAACAGCAGAGAAAACACATGATGGAGTGAGAAAGAAGATGTGACaggatgataaaaaaaacacttttgagtgTAACTCATTCAGCACAGTCTTGTTATGGACCCGCAACACGCTAGCAACCTTTTAACAACATATTTAAAACCACTGTTAGCAACATAGATTGAAAACCGCTCTGAAGTCCTCAGCGACTACAGAAACTGTCTGGCAATCACCAAGAACATGAAGAAATAGTAactagttagttactagttacttaattcaaaaaATTACTCAAATATTATGTTGATCACTTAcaacaaaaagtaatgcattactgttaaaagtaactttttaattattttttaaaggacttcctttaatgttcccattaatgcgcttttatgcgttatggtctatacaaacacatagtaaaacagaaagtaatttttaaacactattttgattgaggcagaccagcacaaactgaatattgtatatcacaaggatttctgaaataaataacaaaacacctgaataatatattcagaatcaaaaactaaagtggcttctgcatcatgaaagctgttgtgttgagcccttaaaaatgttcctttcacagcttaagtatgaaaactatcaacaatggacaacataacacagaacattttgaaataaataaatcaaagcaatctgaattattcagaatcaatttcgagaaacatacatacatacatacatacatacatacatatagggttcattggggttctatatagaaccatacgGTTCTTTgcactcccgaactgactcaaatgattcgcgaacaggcaacgaactcccgaactgattcaaatgaatcgcgatccccaaatggactcaaatgattcgcgatcccgctccgagctcccgaactgattcaaatgattcgcgaacccactttgaactccagaactgactcaaatgattcgcgaacccgttccgaacttccaaactgactcaaatgattcgcgaacaggcaacgaactcccgaactgactcaaatgattcgcgaacccgttccgaacttccaaactgactcaaatgattcgcgaacaggcaacgaactcccgaactgattcaaatgaatcgcgatccccaaacggactcaaatgattcgcaatcccgctccgagctcccgaactgattcaaatgattcgcgaacccactttgaactccagaactgactcaaatgattcgcgaacccgctccgaacttccaaactgactcaaatgattcgcgaaccagcaacgaactcccgaactgattcaaatgattcgctatccccaaacagactcaaatgattcgcgatcccgctccgaacttccaaactgactcaaatgattcgcgaacccactttgaactccagaactgactcaaatgattcgcgaacccactccgaacttccaaactgactcaaatgattcgcgaaccagcaacgaactcccgaactgattcaaatgattcgtgatccccaaactgattcaaatgattcgcgatcccgctgaGAACACATGAGAACTccttgaccacagctgctgtgcttcaaaatCTCTTGCAGCAGCcaaacactggttttctctgaggtggtcggataacatcagattgtggttaatcttgcagatcatgacttatatatAATCTttctctccctgcagtttggtaatataaagattcctcctttgaactccgacctcttctgtgggttttattgttctgggtctgaatttgggctcctggtgtctgaaaaaaggaacattttcaatctccaaggtgaacgtcatgacaacaccagtgttgtgctagttactaagaaatatgcattactgttaaaagtaactttttagttatttttttaaagaactttctttaatgttcccattaatgcgcttttatgcgttatgtTCTGTacaaacacaaagcaaaacaagaaagtaatttttaaacactattttgatgaagtcagaccagcacaaactgaatattgtatatcacaaggatttctgaaataaataacaaaacacctgaataatatattcagaatcaaaaactaaagtggcttctgcatcataaaagctgttgtgttgagcccttaaacatgttcctttcacagcttaagtatgaaaactatcaacaatggacaacataacacagaacattttgaaataaataaatcaaagcaatctgaattattcagaatcaatttcgagaaacatacagtacatacacacacacatatatcaacgctgtttaaaaatgaaatctatgttatcatgctaagcAGCTGACTGAAAGCtggcgactccacagtagagacaggcacaacacttaagacactttgatGTAAacccatttgtatttatttgttaaatttgctTTTCTAATAAATGAGTTATTAATGGCCAGAATGTGTATGTCAACAAAAAGCCAGAATTGcgatttatatctcacaattaattTTTTAACTCTGATTTGTGAGgttatgtctcacaattctgagaataGACGTCacaattgtgaatttatatcctGCAGATCTAAAAGAGAAAAAACTCATATCTGTGAGATTAAATGTCCCATAGTTTCAGAATAGATCTCAACATGTCAAAAAGTTACTGAGATCCTCATTACTTTACACACCTGACAAATGTttgaataattacatttctaTTTCTCTTAGCATTTTTAGAGAAACAGCTGATGCTTCAATGAAACAAATGAAACTCCAGAGCTTTCTTTTTTCTAAGGGCAATCAAATATTTTCATCCAGGTTCTTTAAAGCCTCATGAAATACCTGGAAAGGACACTTTAACATCAATAGATTAGCATTTCACCAATATTTCAGGATTAGGTTATCATTGAGCAGATCTGCTCCTGGTTATGACATGGTTAATGACTGTCGTAAAAGGTTCTGGTTTCATTATGAAGTCATCCACACAAAGCCTTTAATTTGTTGCAGCTTGTACCAGATGTAACCTCAAATGTATGGTTTAAATTGAtgtaaaaagcaaaataaaaataaaacaattctcacaaaaaatctcattcaaaatccctattaataacattgctgcaatgaaaaaaagatgcattttttgaattttaaaGTTCTTATACATCATGAGTAATTATTAAACATATGCTGacataaaatttaataaatgctgCACAAAATCTTACAGTATTACAACACTGAAACTAATTGAAATtagaactaaaaaaataaaataaattacaaatcataaataaaaaacgttatttaacttaaattactgaaataaaaaaaatctaaataatttgggcaattttatatacataattgtcatgaaaataaatacaagaactgtcaataaaattatcaaaataggcttaattatttctataaattgacataaaaatatataatcataagtTAAAGCCACGCAAACacccaaaacacacaaacaaacaccaaGGCAATcactttaaagaaatatttttattttatttagaaaaaaaaacaatatctaaAAAAATCTAGGTAGGCCTAATTTTCTCTTTTGAAGTTTTATTAATCTTCAAACTAGGCTCAATCGTCATACTATTTAGAAactaaaaaggaaaatatttgtaTAGAGAAGACTGTAGAGAAAATAAAGCAAAACGCGGTCAGAAAGATGGCATGTCAAATAAgcgaggtgtgtgtgtggttcttctTTGGATAAATATTTAGCTCGTCTCTGAACATGAACATGACGCTAGGCTAGATGATATCATGCCCTCCCAAGATGATGATAAAAGACATGCTGGCATGAGCTTTACTGCAGTCAATAAAGCCGACCGTCTCGGAGATGAGCGCTGATGTCATGGCATGACTGCACGCATGAAAATCTGTGGTCGGATGCTCTTTGATTTCTCGACTTCATCACCAGGCTTTGGTTTTGGGGGTACGAGGCTTTATGATTACAGAAAATTAACTTTTTGCTTGCTTgttgctcatatatatatatatatgtactattTACTTTTACAGTTGTTATACATCATGAGTATGTATTTAAGATGTGCTGACTTTAGAAATATTGTGTAGATTTTATTGAATTACAACAGAGAGAATAATAAGATACAGCTCAAAAAGCATTGAATTaacttgtaaaatgtttaaataaaaaaagcctaaatatgcttaattttctcaatgaaaattaaaaagtaacaaacttcataattgttatttttattattaataatttacattacatCTTTCATTAGATTTTCAAAATAATacttattaactttttatttatctatcATTTTATCTATCAAAGGCAAAGATCTTGGCAAACTCAAGAGTAATAAAATTGAATCATAACGATACTTTAATGAATTGTatgaaatataacaatattacctttgcaaacaaactaaacaaaaatcaacaattataataataatataaaatattaaaattttatatgtatattttcccaggtgaaaaacattaatagaatataaaaacatttttattatta is a window from the Carassius gibelio isolate Cgi1373 ecotype wild population from Czech Republic chromosome A13, carGib1.2-hapl.c, whole genome shotgun sequence genome containing:
- the LOC128025881 gene encoding protein myomixer-like, with protein sequence MPAVFLLLRSLVVSLFSSRLAASAAQLLRRSQTAAAGHLGIILRHIWERISSQESKEAILGCVLCILNMPKKVDN